The genomic interval TTGCAGTCAAAACTGAAAGCCAAAGGTTTACCTTGGGAAATTTCCAAAGCCTTCAACCACTCGGCCGTAGTGTCGCATTTCGTGCCGGCAAGCAACTACCCCGACCTGAAAAATCTGAATTTCAGCTTAGAGGTAAACGGCCAAATCCGTCAGCAAGGCAATACCTCTATGATGCTGTTCGATTTTGCCACCATTATCAGCTACGTATCCAAATTCTTCACGCTGAAAAAAGGCGATATTATCTTCACAGGAACACCCGCAGGAGTAGCCCCCGTAGCCATCGGCGACCGATTGAAGGGCTATATTGAACAGGAACTGTTCTTCGATTTTGAAGTGAAATAAATTTTACTGCGATTCTTCGGGTGAAATAGCTGCCAGCAGCTGTTTCACCTCTTCTACTTTGGCGGCCTTGCCGAGTTTATCGAATGAAACAATGAGGTTGCGCAACATCCGACGGACAATATCAATGTTTTCGCAAGGCTCATAAAACGAAGGGCGAAGCGGCAATTGCAACTGATGCAGGTAGCTTTCTATGTCTTTGCGGCTGTATATGCGCCCCCTGTTGAAGGCGTTGATATAGAAAGAAGAATTTTCATCCAAGCGGTACATGAGGATGAACAAGTTAGGCATATTGACGCCGTAGATAGGCATCCCTAACTTGCGGGCAATCAGCATGTAAGCCACACAAAGGCTGATAGGGTTTCCTTTTCGCGTCTCCAATACTTGGTTGAACATAGAGTTACTGACGGCAGTAAAGTTGGTTGTATTGGAAGTAAACCGGAAACGGGTGAAAAAGATGTGATTAAACTCTCGCACTTGGTCTATGGGGTGCATATCGGATTTGAAAGACAGCCATGCCTCTACGTAGAGTTGCTGAATGGTATTTTGCAGGGTCGCCAGTTGAAGGTCGGGGTATTCGTAGCGTGCTATC from Rhodoflexus caldus carries:
- a CDS encoding fumarylacetoacetate hydrolase family protein is translated as MKFICIGRNYAAHIEELKNERNEEPVVFLKPDTALLKDNQPFYLPDFSTDVHHEVEILLKISKEGKYIEPKFAHNYFEEIGLGIDFTARDLQSKLKAKGLPWEISKAFNHSAVVSHFVPASNYPDLKNLNFSLEVNGQIRQQGNTSMMLFDFATIISYVSKFFTLKKGDIIFTGTPAGVAPVAIGDRLKGYIEQELFFDFEVK
- a CDS encoding transglutaminase-like domain-containing protein, translated to MLNPNELKALISLRDDDDPEIRLHVEQKIRELKQSARLLMETDWRSVLQADEQQYIEEMMHQAHFEELLNAFRKWQNEDCDLITGLWLIARYEYPDLQLATLQNTIQQLYVEAWLSFKSDMHPIDQVREFNHIFFTRFRFTSNTTNFTAVSNSMFNQVLETRKGNPISLCVAYMLIARKLGMPIYGVNMPNLFILMYRLDENSSFYINAFNRGRIYSRKDIESYLHQLQLPLRPSFYEPCENIDIVRRMLRNLIVSFDKLGKAAKVEEVKQLLAAISPEESQ